One window of Chloroflexota bacterium genomic DNA carries:
- a CDS encoding RNA polymerase sigma factor: MSQPDIRPAIEAVWRIEAPRLIAGLARFVRDVGLAEDLAQDALVAALEQWPEDGIPNKPGAWLMATAKHRAVDHFRRSARLERKHELIGRAIADAGQWDTASIDESVDDEIDDDLLRLIFTACHPVLSTEARVALTLRLLGGLTTDEIARAFLVPEATVAQRIVRAKRTLAAAHVAFEVPRGPELAARLTSVLEVIYLIFNEGYAATAGDDWMRPGLCEDALRLGRVLAELTPDESEVHGLVALMEIQASRMRARVGPGGEPVLLLDQDRGRWDRILIHRGLAALARAEALGGALGPYGLQAAIAACHARARTPEETDWAKIAALYDALAQTAPSPVVELNRAVAVAKAFGPESGLAIVDALRGEPSLRTYHLLPSVRGELLSQLGRTSEASAEFARAASLTRNARERALLLGRAARAAANSL, encoded by the coding sequence GTGAGCCAGCCCGACATCCGGCCTGCCATAGAAGCGGTCTGGCGCATAGAGGCCCCACGCCTCATCGCCGGGCTCGCGCGGTTCGTCCGCGATGTCGGGCTGGCCGAAGACCTCGCGCAGGACGCCTTGGTCGCCGCCCTGGAGCAGTGGCCCGAGGACGGCATCCCGAACAAGCCGGGGGCATGGCTCATGGCGACGGCGAAGCATCGCGCCGTCGATCACTTCCGCCGTTCCGCCCGCCTCGAGCGCAAGCACGAGCTCATCGGCCGTGCTATTGCGGACGCGGGCCAATGGGACACCGCGTCCATCGATGAGTCAGTCGATGACGAGATCGATGACGATCTCTTGCGCCTCATCTTCACCGCGTGCCATCCGGTCCTTTCGACGGAGGCGCGGGTGGCGCTCACCCTGCGCCTCCTGGGCGGCCTCACGACCGATGAGATCGCGCGGGCCTTTCTGGTCCCGGAAGCCACCGTTGCCCAGCGGATCGTCCGGGCAAAGCGAACGCTCGCAGCGGCCCATGTGGCGTTCGAGGTGCCCCGTGGGCCTGAGCTGGCCGCGCGACTCACCTCCGTACTCGAGGTTATCTACCTCATCTTCAACGAGGGCTACGCGGCAACCGCCGGGGACGACTGGATGCGGCCCGGCCTCTGCGAGGATGCTTTGCGGCTCGGCCGCGTCCTCGCAGAGCTGACGCCCGACGAGTCCGAGGTCCACGGTCTCGTCGCGCTGATGGAGATTCAGGCCTCGCGCATGCGCGCTCGCGTTGGTCCCGGCGGAGAGCCGGTCCTGCTCCTCGATCAGGACCGAGGTCGCTGGGATCGCATCCTGATCCATCGCGGCCTCGCCGCGCTGGCCCGGGCCGAGGCCCTGGGTGGCGCCCTCGGTCCATATGGGCTTCAGGCAGCCATCGCGGCATGCCACGCCCGGGCCCGCACCCCGGAGGAGACGGACTGGGCAAAGATCGCCGCCCTCTACGATGCGCTCGCCCAAACGGCACCATCGCCGGTCGTCGAGTTGAACCGCGCGGTGGCGGTTGCCAAGGCATTCGGCCCGGAATCGGGGCTCGCCATCGTCGATGCGCTTCGAGGTGAGCCGTCGTTGCGCACGTATCATCTCCTGCCGAGCGTGCGTGGGGAGCTGCTGAGCCAGCTCGGTCGAACCAGCGAGGCGAGCGCCGAGTTCGCCCGTGCCGCGTCTCTCACGCGAAATGCGCGGGAGCGCGCCTTGTTGCTCGGCCGCGCGGCTCGCGCGGCTGCCAACTCCCTGTAG
- a CDS encoding YciI family protein — MRYMALLKGNKDTENYVPNADDFGRMGQYIDEAKKNGWLVATEGLQGSSKATTVRVASGRRSITDGPFTESKELIASYAILQVTSKEEAIERTTEFLNLIGGGEVDLYQMYEPSDFA; from the coding sequence ATGCGCTACATGGCGCTTCTCAAGGGCAACAAGGACACCGAGAACTATGTTCCCAACGCGGATGACTTCGGCCGGATGGGACAATATATCGACGAGGCCAAGAAGAACGGCTGGCTGGTCGCAACCGAGGGTCTCCAGGGAAGCTCGAAGGCCACCACGGTGCGGGTCGCGAGTGGCCGACGCAGCATCACCGACGGCCCCTTCACCGAGTCCAAAGAGTTGATCGCGAGCTATGCGATCCTCCAGGTCACCTCGAAGGAAGAGGCCATCGAACGCACCACTGAGTTCCTCAACCTCATCGGCGGTGGCGAGGTGGATCTCTACCAGATGTACGAGCCGTCCGACTTCGCGTGA
- a CDS encoding YciI family protein, producing the protein MRFMVMVPATQETEAGKMPDQKTLAEMGKFNEEMVKAGVLLAGEGLHPTSKGARIRFSGGTTAVMDGPFTESKELIAGFWLIQVKSKDEAIAWMRRAPFPDGVVLELRQVFEAEDFGEAFTPELREQEARTWAQAAQNARG; encoded by the coding sequence ATGCGATTTATGGTGATGGTGCCAGCCACACAAGAGACCGAAGCCGGGAAAATGCCGGACCAGAAGACTCTGGCGGAGATGGGCAAGTTCAACGAGGAGATGGTGAAGGCCGGCGTCCTACTGGCCGGCGAGGGCCTGCACCCCACGTCCAAGGGTGCCCGCATCAGATTCTCGGGCGGCACGACAGCGGTCATGGACGGCCCGTTCACCGAGTCGAAAGAGCTGATCGCCGGGTTCTGGCTCATCCAGGTGAAATCGAAGGACGAGGCCATCGCGTGGATGCGCCGCGCGCCATTTCCCGACGGCGTCGTCCTCGAGCTTCGCCAAGTGTTCGAGGCAGAGGACTTTGGCGAAGCGTTCACCCCCGAGCTGCGCGAGCAGGAAGCGCGCACCTGGGCGCAAGCAGCCCAGAACGCGCGGGGATAG
- a CDS encoding aminoglycoside phosphotransferase family protein — translation MKDRASEAVSLRRFDWRFLLPLPPKGRFEHLVVLGTPTSAAARLKELNLSDRLSVNPNVSAEADAVVVLAGAAVPPSAVAAFVQPGGLVYWEIDRRASLAWTPGRLRRAMRNVGLFATSTYWVVPHHAAPRKFVPLDCAAAIRWYFDTSFVAGSPRLRLLRAIMRVLGTFQGGIDRFVPCYSMVATAGPVPAARPRALAAPGVPPAIAAEDVRPVVLTSGRDDGSRVVVLPFAQGRAEPSAVLKLARDSAFSEHTMREQMTLGYLRERLSPTMKSTLPAALGMKTSADSDASPVAVESYASGSSLQVSTAQWGASSTRRLADLHRASDWITRFHEETVLSRAPWGPEQQGEWIERRFAAYRDVLGLTRAEHTLFSSAIDYGRRLRGRLPIVYRHNDFGPWNVVRHGDRLTVIDWESRDETEGERYGLPLCDLIYFVTYWYAAARRMNAPNAEVQAFVDLFLRREFRSALRSAVLNEIANYLRRLQIAREFMPLILVHSMVDRAVDQARRLQILESVTGDSARSANRFVPFVECLCRNRDRLFPD, via the coding sequence TTGAAGGACAGAGCGTCCGAAGCGGTTTCCCTTCGCCGCTTTGACTGGCGATTCCTCTTGCCGTTGCCCCCCAAGGGCCGGTTCGAGCACCTGGTCGTCCTCGGGACGCCGACGAGCGCGGCGGCGCGGCTCAAAGAGCTGAACCTATCGGACCGACTCAGCGTGAATCCGAACGTATCCGCCGAGGCTGACGCGGTCGTCGTGCTCGCGGGCGCCGCGGTTCCGCCCTCAGCGGTGGCTGCTTTCGTACAGCCTGGCGGCCTCGTCTATTGGGAGATCGACCGGCGGGCGTCGCTTGCCTGGACGCCCGGTCGACTGCGGCGGGCGATGCGAAATGTCGGGTTGTTCGCCACCTCCACGTATTGGGTTGTCCCACATCACGCTGCGCCGCGCAAGTTCGTCCCCCTGGATTGCGCCGCCGCGATTCGGTGGTACTTCGATACATCCTTCGTCGCGGGGAGCCCACGCCTTCGTCTCCTGCGAGCCATCATGCGGGTGCTGGGAACATTTCAGGGGGGGATAGATCGATTCGTCCCCTGCTACAGCATGGTGGCGACGGCGGGGCCGGTGCCCGCCGCGCGCCCCCGCGCGTTGGCGGCCCCAGGCGTACCACCTGCCATCGCCGCGGAAGACGTCCGGCCGGTCGTGCTGACCAGTGGGCGCGACGATGGGAGCCGCGTCGTCGTGCTGCCCTTCGCTCAGGGTCGAGCGGAGCCGTCCGCGGTTCTGAAGTTGGCGCGAGACTCGGCATTCAGCGAGCACACGATGCGTGAGCAGATGACGCTCGGCTACCTCCGGGAGCGCCTATCACCCACCATGAAATCCACCCTGCCCGCGGCGTTGGGTATGAAGACCAGCGCCGACTCGGACGCGTCGCCGGTGGCAGTGGAGTCGTATGCATCGGGCTCATCGCTTCAGGTGTCGACCGCACAATGGGGAGCGTCGTCCACGCGTCGCCTCGCCGACCTTCACCGCGCGAGCGACTGGATCACGCGCTTCCACGAGGAAACGGTGCTCTCGCGCGCGCCCTGGGGCCCGGAGCAGCAGGGCGAGTGGATCGAAAGACGATTCGCGGCGTACCGCGACGTGCTGGGCCTTACGCGAGCCGAGCACACGCTCTTCTCCTCGGCGATCGACTACGGGCGACGGCTGCGAGGACGGCTGCCGATTGTGTATCGACACAATGACTTCGGCCCATGGAACGTGGTTCGCCACGGCGACCGCCTCACCGTGATCGATTGGGAGTCTCGGGACGAAACAGAGGGCGAGCGCTACGGCCTCCCGCTGTGCGATCTCATCTATTTCGTGACCTACTGGTACGCGGCCGCGCGTCGGATGAATGCGCCGAACGCGGAAGTGCAAGCGTTTGTCGACCTGTTCTTGCGGCGTGAATTCCGCTCGGCTCTGCGATCAGCAGTCCTCAATGAGATCGCGAACTATCTGCGGCGGCTCCAGATCGCGAGGGAGTTCATGCCCCTCATTCTGGTCCACAGCATGGTGGATCGCGCAGTCGATCAGGCGCGGCGCCTGCAGATCCTGGAGAGCGTGACGGGCGACTCCGCGCGGTCCGCGAATCGCTTCGTGCCGTTCGTCGAGTGCCTCTGTCGCAACCGCGATCGTCTGTTTCCCGACTGA